One part of the Drosophila teissieri strain GT53w chromosome 3R, Prin_Dtei_1.1, whole genome shotgun sequence genome encodes these proteins:
- the LOC122621173 gene encoding deoxynucleotidyltransferase terminal-interacting protein 2 encodes MDSVFLVDTTGRQEYNGEQQQDIVYHKELLLAENDAYSSDEEQTEGAVELFGLKLNCKEVLDVVSSLPDQRKPVSKVAKQLDDLGDKVESAVENFSKPKVVPRKRVTELNHDGPHLDLRRENLESDMKRTKQALNPGLDQSHAIPTVGKRQQPIINRVERSKTKGKGWFNLPATEITDEMRNELKIVQMRSVLNPKQFYKKNDLKRLPKFFQIGTVLPSHLDHYQEKKSKKKQSLVNELLEDERFQQFNKRKYNEVIQRTDKYAYRKSLKKMKKLKKNK; translated from the exons ATGGATTCTGTATTTCTGGTAGACACAACAGGCCGCCAGGAATATAATGGCGAACAGCAGCAGGATATTGTGTACCACAAAGAGCTACTCCTCGCAGAAAATGACGCGTACAGCTCCGACGAGGAACAAACGGAGGGCGCAGTTGAGCTCTTTGGCCTGAAGCTGAACTGCAAGGAAGTGCTCGATGTTGTGAGTTCCCTACCTGACCAAAGGAAGCCGGTCTCAAAGGTTGCCAAGCAATTGGATGACCTCGGCGACAAGGTCGAGAGTGCTGTTGAGAACTTCAGCAAACCGAAAGTTGTGCCACGAAAGCGGGTAACAGAACTGAACCATGATGGTCCGCACCTGGACCTGCGACGGGAAAACCTGGAAAGTGATATGAAGAGAACGAAACAGGCCTTGAATCCAGGTCTTGATCAGTCGCACGCTATTCCCACCGTTGGAAAGAGGCAGCAACCCATCATCAACAGA GTTGAACGCTCTAAGACCAAGGGCAAAGGATGGTTTAATCTCCCCGCAACAGAGATCACCGACGAAATGCGAAACGAACTTAAAATAGTTCAGATGCGATCAGTTTTGAACCCTAAGCAATTCTACAAGAAAAACGACCTAAAACGTCTGCCCAAATTTTTCCAAATCGGAACTGTGCTACCTTCGCATTTGGATCACTATCAGGAAAAGAagtcgaagaagaagcagtCTTTGGTTAATGAGTTGTTAGAAGACGAAAGATTCCAGCAGTTCAACAAGAGAAAATACAACGAGGTTATTCAGCGCACAGACAAATATGCCTATCGGAAAAGCctgaagaaaatgaaaaaacttaagaaaaataaataa